One window from the genome of Bacteroidota bacterium encodes:
- a CDS encoding LysE family translocator gives MFSAIGQGMILGLALSFSLGPAFFGLIQTSLRYGYRSGIAMAGGIFISDLVYLLLTYFGISKIIMDPKYSIVVGLTGGVLLIGYGLAQILRKPQMQSIDNGEAIEPVTPTIGSMALKGFLMNMFNPFVIILWMGAFSLASKNFEFNPLLIFLFFAATLLTILGSDVLKSLAAGRIKQYLNETFIHKVNIIAGLILLISGAVLIVRLFVEKPWNHH, from the coding sequence ATGTTCAGCGCCATCGGTCAGGGAATGATTCTTGGTCTTGCGCTCAGTTTTTCACTGGGGCCCGCTTTCTTCGGACTTATCCAAACCAGTTTGCGCTATGGTTACCGTTCGGGCATAGCCATGGCCGGTGGCATATTTATCAGTGATCTGGTCTATCTGCTGCTTACCTATTTCGGAATTTCGAAAATCATTATGGACCCGAAATATTCCATTGTGGTTGGACTCACCGGCGGTGTATTGCTGATCGGCTACGGACTTGCGCAGATTTTGCGTAAACCTCAAATGCAAAGCATAGACAATGGCGAAGCGATAGAGCCGGTTACACCCACCATCGGCTCAATGGCGCTCAAAGGATTTCTCATGAATATGTTTAATCCGTTTGTGATTATTCTCTGGATGGGCGCTTTCAGTCTGGCCTCCAAAAATTTCGAGTTCAATCCGTTGCTCATCTTCCTGTTTTTTGCGGCCACACTGCTCACCATCCTCGGCAGCGATGTACTTAAATCACTCGCCGCCGGCCGCATCAAGCAATACCTCAACGAAACATTCATTCACAAGGTAAACATCATTGCAGGATTAATTCTCCTTATCTCAGGCGCTGTACTCATCGTACGCCTTTTTGTGGAGAAACCCTGGAATCACCATTAA
- a CDS encoding OmpH family outer membrane protein, with the protein MNNRISLLLNVVLLAAVAVLFYLHFKGNASGTESPVSVKKDSVSPKLMFDVPKNLAGARVLYVNIDSINLRYDAITDLTRETEAYMKSLDQRYQKRQMEVQEQYSKYQQRAQAQTISASEAEAEEKSINAGMEELAKMERELSQLQNNAFKKNEKIVTEVSSYFKEYSKTKGIDFILGYGSASNVLYANDSLDVTADVLNALNATYRQTKGGKK; encoded by the coding sequence GTGAATAACCGAATTTCCCTGTTGCTCAATGTGGTACTGCTTGCTGCGGTAGCCGTTTTATTTTACCTGCATTTCAAGGGCAATGCGTCCGGTACAGAAAGCCCGGTATCTGTAAAAAAAGATTCCGTATCGCCCAAACTTATGTTTGATGTGCCCAAGAATCTGGCCGGTGCGCGTGTATTGTATGTAAATATCGACTCCATTAACCTGCGCTACGATGCCATTACTGATCTTACCCGCGAAACGGAAGCGTACATGAAAAGTCTCGATCAGCGCTACCAGAAGCGCCAGATGGAGGTGCAGGAGCAGTATTCGAAATACCAGCAGCGGGCACAGGCACAAACCATCTCTGCCTCTGAAGCCGAGGCCGAAGAAAAATCAATCAACGCCGGCATGGAAGAGCTGGCTAAAATGGAACGCGAACTGAGCCAGCTGCAGAACAATGCCTTTAAGAAAAACGAAAAGATTGTAACCGAGGTTTCTTCCTACTTCAAAGAGTACAGCAAAACCAAGGGCATCGACTTTATTCTGGGCTACGGCAGTGCCAGCAATGTGCTTTACGCCAACGACAGCCTTGATGTAACGGCCGATGTGCTGAACGCACTCAACGCCACTTATCGTCAGACCAAGGGCGGCAAGAAATAA
- a CDS encoding OmpA family protein, with translation MKKILTIVAAVCMPVLVFSQDVSFDEKNFPGKDKKEIKEARRNFDDGNSVFEQAMAVQNSVLKRFVSENHYYPNGINELAGAGAEGFIMARDAYLKANAFNPNNAQLNFRLGVCYYNIPKQKMMALAYLEKAQKLNPNVDADLQYYLGRAYHLTAQWDKAITAYRAWQQPLNAKPTDNRDKIADANRKIGECLNGKEYEKNPVRVFIDNLGNAVNSSDAEYTPIITADEATMIFTSRRPGTTGGKRDEDNQYFEDLYLTTWTSSGWSTPVNMGKPVNSEDHDATAGLSPDGQRMYIYRPRNGGDLYESILTGTLWSEPERMNKNINSEGHESSVSVSFDGKKLYFVSDREGTLGNRDIWVSTMDAKGRWGESQNLGPGINTMYGEEGVFMHPDGKTMYFSSQGHKSMGGYDIFKCEWKDGKWSEPENLGWPINGPDDDVFFVVSGNGRRGYFSSNKADGLGEKDIYKITFLGPEKPLALSSEDNLIAGNNVPVKTITAAQQVEIKTAQLTLLKGTITDAMTQKPVGATIELVDNERQQVIATFPVNSSTGKYLVSLPSGKNYGIAVKAEGYLFHSENFDIPAIASYQEVQKDIALKPVAVGSAIVLRNVFFDVGKATLRPESFTELDRLVALLNDVPTMRIEVSGHTDNRGSAEMNKKLSQDRAKAVADYLISKGIKAERIVWAGYGFDQPMASNDTEANRQLNRRTEFKILSR, from the coding sequence ATGAAAAAGATACTGACTATTGTGGCTGCCGTGTGCATGCCGGTGCTTGTGTTTTCGCAGGATGTGTCGTTTGACGAAAAGAACTTTCCGGGAAAAGACAAAAAGGAAATTAAAGAAGCCCGCCGCAATTTCGACGACGGCAACAGCGTGTTTGAGCAGGCCATGGCCGTTCAAAACAGCGTGCTGAAACGCTTTGTGTCCGAAAACCACTATTACCCCAACGGCATAAACGAACTGGCCGGCGCGGGTGCCGAAGGTTTTATCATGGCGCGCGATGCCTATCTGAAAGCCAATGCGTTTAATCCGAACAATGCGCAGCTGAATTTTCGGCTGGGTGTATGTTATTACAATATTCCCAAACAAAAAATGATGGCGCTGGCCTATCTCGAAAAAGCGCAGAAGCTGAATCCGAATGTGGATGCCGATTTGCAATACTACCTCGGACGCGCCTATCATTTAACGGCGCAGTGGGACAAAGCCATTACCGCTTACCGCGCCTGGCAGCAGCCGCTCAACGCAAAGCCTACCGATAACCGCGACAAAATTGCCGATGCCAACCGTAAAATAGGCGAATGCCTGAACGGCAAGGAATACGAGAAAAATCCGGTGCGCGTGTTTATCGACAACCTCGGAAATGCGGTAAACAGCAGCGATGCGGAATATACACCCATCATTACCGCCGACGAAGCAACCATGATTTTCACTTCGCGCCGTCCCGGCACCACCGGCGGCAAGCGCGATGAAGACAATCAGTATTTCGAAGACCTTTACCTCACCACATGGACCAGCAGCGGCTGGAGCACGCCGGTAAACATGGGCAAACCGGTAAACAGCGAAGACCACGACGCCACCGCAGGCCTCTCGCCCGACGGGCAGCGCATGTACATTTACCGTCCGCGCAACGGCGGCGATTTGTACGAAAGCATCCTTACGGGCACACTTTGGTCGGAGCCGGAGCGGATGAACAAAAACATCAATTCCGAAGGGCACGAATCGTCGGTGTCGGTTTCTTTCGACGGAAAAAAACTTTACTTCGTAAGCGACCGCGAGGGCACGCTGGGCAACCGCGACATCTGGGTTTCGACCATGGATGCCAAAGGGCGCTGGGGCGAGTCGCAGAACCTCGGACCGGGCATAAACACCATGTACGGCGAAGAAGGTGTGTTTATGCATCCCGACGGAAAAACGATGTATTTCAGTTCGCAGGGCCACAAAAGCATGGGTGGCTACGATATTTTTAAATGCGAATGGAAAGACGGAAAATGGAGCGAGCCCGAAAACCTCGGCTGGCCCATTAACGGCCCCGACGATGATGTGTTTTTTGTAGTATCGGGCAATGGCCGGCGCGGCTATTTCTCATCGAACAAAGCCGACGGACTGGGCGAAAAAGACATTTACAAAATTACGTTCCTCGGTCCCGAAAAGCCGCTGGCACTCAGCAGCGAAGACAACCTGATTGCAGGTAACAATGTGCCGGTGAAAACCATTACAGCCGCGCAGCAGGTAGAAATAAAAACCGCGCAGCTTACCCTGCTCAAAGGCACCATAACCGATGCCATGACGCAGAAGCCCGTGGGCGCTACCATTGAACTGGTTGACAACGAGCGGCAGCAGGTAATTGCTACGTTTCCGGTAAACAGTTCCACCGGAAAGTACCTCGTATCGCTGCCCTCAGGTAAAAACTACGGCATAGCGGTGAAGGCCGAAGGCTATTTGTTTCACTCCGAAAACTTCGACATTCCGGCCATAGCCAGCTATCAGGAAGTGCAGAAAGACATAGCCCTGAAGCCGGTGGCCGTGGGCAGTGCCATTGTGCTGCGCAATGTGTTTTTTGATGTGGGCAAAGCCACGCTCCGCCCCGAATCGTTTACTGAGCTTGACCGCTTAGTGGCGCTGCTGAACGATGTGCCCACCATGCGCATTGAGGTTTCGGGGCATACCGACAACCGGGGCTCGGCCGAGATGAACAAAAAACTCTCGCAGGACCGCGCGAAAGCCGTGGCCGATTACCTCATCAGCAAAGGCATAAAAGCCGAGCGCATTGTGTGGGCCGGCTATGGTTTTGATCAGCCCATGGCATCGAATGACACCGAGGCCAACCGCCAGCTGAACCGCCGCACGGAGTTTAAGATTCTGAGCCGGTAA
- a CDS encoding M42 family metallopeptidase, with translation MAKSKKKKTSLLTEKSLAFLEAYINNASPTGFESSGQRLWLDYVRPYVDTYITDNYGTVAGVINPDAKYKVVIEAHADEISWFVHYITKEGFIYLRRNGGSDHQIAPSKRVNIHTDKGIVKAVFGWPAIHTREPGREEAPTLKNIFLDCGCSSDKEVAELGIHVGCVVTYEDEFMMLNNRYFVGRALDNRMGGFMIAEVARLLHEKKTKLPFALYIVNSVQEEVGLRGAEMITETIKPDVAIVTDVTHDTQTPMMNKVAQGDIASGKGPSLTYGPAVHNKLLQLIIDTANKNEIPFQREVASRTTGTDTDAFAYSNGGVPSALISLPLRYMHTTVESVHRDDVENVIHLILESLRNIKSGHDFRYIR, from the coding sequence ATGGCAAAATCAAAAAAGAAGAAAACATCCCTGCTCACAGAGAAGTCGCTGGCTTTTCTGGAGGCATACATCAATAATGCATCCCCTACAGGTTTCGAATCATCCGGCCAGCGCCTCTGGCTTGATTATGTACGCCCGTATGTAGATACTTACATTACAGATAATTACGGAACAGTTGCGGGTGTAATTAACCCTGATGCAAAATATAAAGTAGTGATTGAAGCACATGCCGATGAAATTTCCTGGTTTGTGCATTACATTACTAAAGAAGGATTTATTTACCTGCGCCGCAACGGTGGTTCCGATCATCAGATTGCACCTTCCAAGCGGGTGAATATTCATACCGATAAAGGCATAGTGAAAGCCGTTTTTGGCTGGCCGGCCATTCACACCCGCGAACCGGGCCGTGAAGAAGCGCCCACGCTGAAAAATATTTTTCTCGACTGCGGCTGTTCGAGCGATAAGGAAGTGGCCGAACTGGGCATTCATGTAGGGTGTGTGGTGACTTATGAAGATGAGTTCATGATGCTCAACAACCGCTACTTTGTGGGGCGCGCGCTCGACAACCGCATGGGTGGTTTTATGATTGCGGAAGTGGCGCGTTTGCTGCACGAGAAAAAAACAAAGCTGCCTTTTGCGCTGTACATCGTAAACTCGGTGCAGGAAGAAGTAGGCCTGCGTGGTGCCGAAATGATTACCGAAACCATTAAGCCCGATGTGGCCATTGTAACCGATGTAACGCATGATACGCAAACGCCCATGATGAACAAAGTGGCGCAGGGCGATATTGCTTCAGGCAAAGGCCCGTCACTTACCTATGGTCCGGCGGTACACAATAAACTGCTTCAGCTCATTATTGATACGGCCAACAAAAACGAAATTCCGTTCCAGCGCGAAGTTGCCTCGCGCACAACCGGCACCGATACCGATGCCTTTGCCTACTCAAACGGCGGTGTGCCCTCGGCGCTTATCTCCTTGCCGCTGCGCTATATGCACACCACCGTTGAAAGTGTTCACCGCGATGATGTGGAAAATGTGATCCATCTCATCCTTGAGTCGCTGCGAAACATAAAAAGCGGACATGATTTCCGCTACATTCGCTGA
- a CDS encoding nucleoside triphosphate pyrophosphohydrolase family protein — MLTKIMSVGEFHDVFRIGNRHQPTGDIPLAEAELRFNLMKEENEEYLDACRKGDLVEIADALGDQLYILFGTILRHGLQHKIEEVFDEIHRSNMSKLDADGNPIFREDGKILKSELYFRPDIKTVLER; from the coding sequence CTGCTTACCAAAATTATGTCGGTAGGCGAATTTCACGATGTATTCCGCATTGGCAACCGCCACCAGCCCACGGGCGATATTCCGCTGGCCGAAGCCGAACTGCGATTCAATTTGATGAAGGAGGAAAACGAAGAATACCTCGATGCCTGCCGCAAAGGCGATCTGGTGGAAATTGCCGATGCCCTCGGCGATCAGCTATACATTCTCTTCGGCACGATTCTCCGCCACGGACTTCAACATAAAATTGAAGAAGTGTTCGACGAGATTCACCGCAGCAACATGTCGAAATTAGATGCCGACGGAAATCCGATTTTCCGCGAAGACGGGAAAATTCTGAAAAGCGAATTGTATTTCCGCCCCGACATCAAAACAGTGCTGGAGCGGTAA
- a CDS encoding TonB family protein encodes MRWLIFAAVLGFTSCAPEAPEQQTPPADTLAAEEQSIPDTVAYIDTFTVRKPHPLTPAEKAEQDSILAHAAAMAQQISGIQNDNDESRYRPSPKDEQIILSPDAAPQFSGGEAAMNAWLKKNLVYPPTAWQNNVRGMVMVRFVVETDGSISNATITRSLSPDCDAAAMQAVLKMPKWLPGRKGGKVVRTVVTLPLSFVPQE; translated from the coding sequence ATGAGGTGGTTGATTTTTGCGGCCGTATTGGGTTTTACCTCCTGTGCGCCGGAAGCGCCCGAGCAACAAACGCCACCGGCCGATACGCTGGCCGCGGAGGAACAATCAATCCCCGACACGGTAGCCTACATTGATACGTTTACTGTGCGTAAACCGCATCCGCTTACTCCGGCCGAAAAGGCCGAGCAGGATTCCATTCTGGCGCATGCCGCCGCAATGGCGCAACAAATAAGCGGCATTCAGAACGATAACGACGAAAGCCGGTACCGCCCTTCGCCAAAGGATGAACAGATTATCCTCAGTCCCGATGCAGCACCGCAGTTCAGCGGTGGCGAGGCAGCCATGAATGCGTGGCTGAAAAAGAACCTCGTGTATCCGCCCACGGCCTGGCAAAATAATGTGCGGGGCATGGTCATGGTGCGTTTTGTGGTGGAAACCGATGGCAGTATCAGCAACGCCACCATTACCCGCTCACTGAGCCCCGACTGTGATGCCGCAGCCATGCAGGCCGTACTGAAAATGCCCAAGTGGCTGCCCGGCCGTAAAGGCGGAAAAGTGGTGCGCACCGTGGTTACCCTGCCCCTGAGTTTTGTGCCGCAGGAGTAA
- a CDS encoding tetratricopeptide repeat protein, with amino-acid sequence MRHYLLLAATLLVFSTGAIAQTDTVKATTLPPAQEAEKFYNSGTTKFNSRQYTEAIADFNKAIELRADFEQAYYNRALSRMELTLVNGALDDFSKCIELNAGNDNAWYGRGMARLSMGDKKSALVDFSKATTLNPQNDKAWHQKGVLLFEEGDYKTALSDFDKALQLNTKDAYYWNDRGSCKRQLNDLDGALADYQQANRVNPGLYFVHNNLGSVRRMKGDLKGAVEAYTVAVNLKTDYYVAYNNRGRAKFELGDYAGAISDFNRAIQLKNDYAFAYVNRSAVRYRQRDYKGAVEDCNKAIQLNDSYAEAYLNRGIAKEMLRDATACSDFKQAAALGSEQAKQYLNDCE; translated from the coding sequence ATGAGGCACTACTTACTACTGGCTGCAACGCTGCTCGTTTTCAGCACCGGGGCGATTGCGCAAACCGATACGGTAAAGGCCACTACCCTGCCGCCGGCTCAGGAAGCCGAGAAGTTTTACAACAGCGGCACCACCAAATTCAACAGCAGGCAGTACACCGAGGCCATTGCCGATTTTAACAAGGCCATTGAGCTGCGGGCCGATTTTGAGCAGGCGTATTACAACCGTGCCCTTTCGCGCATGGAGCTTACGCTGGTGAACGGTGCGCTTGACGATTTTTCGAAGTGTATTGAGCTGAATGCCGGCAACGACAATGCCTGGTACGGGCGCGGCATGGCGCGGCTTTCGATGGGCGATAAAAAGAGCGCGCTGGTTGATTTTTCGAAAGCCACTACGCTCAATCCGCAAAACGACAAGGCCTGGCACCAGAAAGGCGTGCTGCTGTTTGAAGAAGGCGATTACAAAACGGCCCTGAGCGATTTTGACAAAGCCCTGCAGCTGAACACCAAAGATGCCTACTACTGGAACGACCGTGGCAGCTGCAAACGGCAGCTGAACGACTTAGACGGGGCGCTGGCCGATTATCAGCAGGCCAACCGCGTAAATCCGGGCCTGTACTTTGTACACAACAACCTGGGCAGCGTGCGCCGTATGAAAGGCGATCTGAAAGGCGCCGTGGAAGCCTACACCGTGGCCGTGAACCTGAAAACCGATTACTACGTGGCTTACAACAACCGTGGACGCGCCAAGTTTGAACTGGGCGACTATGCCGGTGCCATTTCCGATTTCAACCGCGCCATACAGCTCAAAAACGATTATGCCTTTGCCTACGTAAACCGCTCGGCGGTGCGCTACAGGCAGCGCGATTACAAAGGCGCAGTGGAAGACTGCAACAAAGCCATTCAGCTGAACGACAGCTACGCCGAAGCCTACCTGAACCGCGGCATTGCCAAAGAAATGCTGCGCGATGCCACCGCCTGCAGCGATTTTAAACAGGCCGCCGCGCTGGGTTCGGAACAAGCCAAACAATATCTCAACGATTGCGAATAA
- a CDS encoding GH3 auxin-responsive promoter family protein: MAILGSILKNTLALQKKLPKLRRRDAWRMQERTLKKLLAKAEFTAFGEHYQFTRLLADADTVGAFRRTVEVHDYNSMFRKWWYRTLNGEAFVCWPERVKYFALSSGTSESSSKHIPVTKDMLRAIRRASIRQLMALNHYTLPPDFFEKGILMIGGSTHLNYNGTYYSGDLSGITTGNIPFWFQHFYKPGRRISREREWDNKLDEMVRNAKNWDIGVICGVPAWIQILFERICEHYNVSHVHEIWPNLELYVWGGVSIKPYKKSLDKLLGRPISYLETYLASEGFMAFQNHPDASAQRLQLDNGIFFEFVPFNEDNFANDGSMVRNPQTLTIAEVEENTEYALLISTCSGAWRYLIGDTIKFVSVENAEILITGRTKQFLSLCGEHLSQDNMNRAVDLASEKLNITINEFTVAGINYENLFAHHWYIGTNDQVDVNTLRTCIDDILKDLNDDYRVERTAALKEVIVEIVPVEAFREWMRRQGKTGGQHKFPRVIKADRLESWKAVVGEFKTQTV; encoded by the coding sequence ATGGCCATTCTGGGTTCTATTCTGAAAAATACGCTGGCGCTTCAGAAGAAGTTGCCCAAGCTGCGTCGCCGCGATGCCTGGCGGATGCAGGAACGTACCCTGAAAAAGCTGCTGGCAAAGGCCGAGTTTACTGCTTTTGGCGAACATTACCAGTTTACCCGCCTGCTTGCCGATGCCGATACTGTGGGCGCATTCCGCCGCACGGTTGAAGTGCATGATTACAATTCCATGTTTCGCAAATGGTGGTACCGTACCCTCAACGGCGAAGCATTTGTATGCTGGCCCGAACGCGTAAAATATTTTGCCCTCAGCTCCGGCACTTCCGAATCGTCGAGCAAGCATATTCCCGTTACCAAAGACATGCTGCGTGCCATCCGCCGGGCCAGTATCCGCCAGCTTATGGCACTCAATCATTACACCCTGCCGCCCGATTTTTTTGAAAAAGGCATACTGATGATCGGCGGAAGCACACACCTCAATTACAACGGCACCTACTACTCCGGCGATCTCAGCGGCATCACCACCGGAAACATTCCGTTCTGGTTCCAGCATTTTTACAAACCCGGCCGGCGCATTTCGCGCGAACGTGAGTGGGACAATAAACTCGACGAAATGGTGCGCAATGCCAAAAACTGGGACATTGGCGTTATTTGCGGCGTGCCGGCCTGGATCCAGATTTTGTTTGAACGCATCTGCGAGCACTATAACGTAAGCCACGTGCACGAAATCTGGCCCAATCTTGAGCTGTACGTGTGGGGCGGTGTATCCATCAAACCCTACAAGAAAAGCCTCGATAAACTGCTCGGCCGTCCCATCAGCTACCTCGAAACCTATCTGGCCTCCGAAGGCTTTATGGCGTTTCAAAACCATCCCGATGCCTCTGCGCAGCGCCTTCAGCTCGACAATGGCATCTTCTTCGAGTTTGTGCCGTTTAACGAAGATAATTTTGCCAACGACGGATCGATGGTGAGGAATCCGCAAACACTCACCATTGCCGAAGTGGAAGAAAATACTGAGTATGCGCTGCTCATCAGCACCTGCTCAGGTGCCTGGCGCTACCTCATTGGCGACACCATCAAATTCGTTTCTGTAGAAAACGCAGAAATACTGATTACCGGCCGCACCAAACAATTCCTCAGCCTTTGCGGCGAGCATCTCTCGCAAGACAATATGAACCGCGCGGTGGATCTTGCGTCTGAAAAACTCAATATCACCATCAATGAGTTTACCGTGGCCGGTATCAATTACGAAAACCTCTTTGCACATCACTGGTACATCGGCACCAACGATCAGGTGGATGTAAACACACTGCGCACTTGTATTGATGATATCCTGAAAGATCTGAACGACGATTACCGGGTAGAACGTACAGCAGCTCTGAAAGAAGTAATTGTGGAAATTGTCCCCGTTGAGGCGTTCCGCGAATGGATGCGCCGCCAGGGTAAAACCGGCGGACAGCACAAGTTCCCGCGCGTAATTAAAGCCGATCGGCTGGAAAGCTGGAAAGCGGTTGTTGGCGAATTCAAAACTCAAACCGTATAA
- a CDS encoding T9SS type A sorting domain-containing protein: MKKIKLAGILGGLLTPFLMFAGQGEGGQPLSFKFSDAATRVPVAITPAFNVDSVMSAALQQDAVKGAYKFGYNHYANYNLRNSGVWQTLPDGTRFWRMGVRCPGALSVNLAFNNFHLPEGAKLFVYSPDHSQILGAFTSSSNFADQLFGTELIAGEEVVVEYSEPAAVSGQGTLNIYRITHGFRGVAAYVSNISRGFGDSGSCNNNANCPGGASWSDQKRSVVCLVSGGSEFCTGALVNNTCQDGTPYVLTADHCGSADGSWVFRFNWEAAGCTNPATNPSSQSLSGGTARASNPGSDVHLCQINSAIPASYNVYYSGWSNANVVADSACCIHHPAGDIKKITWARNPTISATYGSADCWRTTQWTSGVTEPGSSGSPLFDQNHRIIGQLFGGPSACNVPASSLNDYYGKFSTSWNTGTTPATRLRDWLDPCNTNAVTLDGYDPNTPTAALDAQMAAVVSPSGNYSGCSATQNENIVVNLRNAGLNTLTSCTINWQIDTNAPTAYNWTGSLNSAQIATVTLGNIALPAGSHTLTVTVSNPNNGTDGNNANNTTVSTFTFTVIGTAMLPVAENFQNTPFPGIDWQIINTDNDVTWARSTTVGNGSTASMFVDNFNTNTAGKTDSYVTPVLNFGSVTAPAAITFDVAYARYSSTYSDTLGVFVSTDCGLTWTQVFLKGGTTLATAPDNSNVFTPNASQWRTETVNLNSYIGQSSVRIALRNIGGYGNFLYIDNINITVGALAVNSLQAGTPAVYPNPSAGGLFTVDFSQTPAAEVQWSVINVAGQTVKAGQQNNPTLLPLDLSALAPGVYFLQLQTEAGVTTQKISITAKL; this comes from the coding sequence ATGAAAAAAATCAAATTAGCCGGAATTCTGGGTGGTTTGCTCACACCATTCCTGATGTTTGCCGGCCAGGGAGAAGGCGGACAGCCGCTGAGCTTCAAATTTTCGGATGCCGCCACGCGCGTGCCCGTAGCCATTACACCTGCTTTCAATGTCGATTCGGTAATGAGTGCCGCCTTGCAGCAGGATGCCGTAAAAGGGGCTTACAAATTTGGCTACAACCACTATGCGAACTACAACCTGCGCAATTCAGGCGTGTGGCAGACCTTGCCCGACGGCACCCGTTTCTGGCGCATGGGAGTGCGCTGTCCGGGCGCGCTTTCGGTAAACCTGGCCTTCAACAATTTCCACCTGCCCGAAGGGGCAAAGCTGTTTGTTTACAGCCCTGATCATTCGCAAATTCTCGGCGCATTTACCTCATCGTCGAACTTTGCCGATCAGCTTTTTGGAACCGAGCTTATTGCGGGCGAAGAAGTTGTTGTAGAATATTCAGAGCCTGCTGCCGTAAGCGGTCAGGGCACACTGAATATTTACCGCATTACACATGGTTTCCGTGGTGTGGCCGCATATGTAAGCAATATTTCGCGCGGCTTTGGCGACTCCGGCTCGTGCAACAACAATGCAAACTGCCCCGGAGGCGCAAGCTGGAGCGATCAGAAACGCTCGGTGGTGTGCCTCGTGTCGGGTGGCAGCGAATTTTGCACCGGCGCATTGGTCAACAATACCTGCCAGGACGGCACGCCCTACGTACTCACCGCCGACCATTGCGGCAGTGCCGACGGAAGCTGGGTATTCCGCTTCAACTGGGAAGCCGCAGGCTGCACCAATCCGGCCACAAACCCCAGCTCGCAATCGCTCAGCGGCGGCACTGCACGCGCCAGCAACCCCGGCTCCGATGTACACCTCTGCCAGATCAACTCAGCCATTCCGGCCAGCTACAACGTATATTACTCAGGCTGGTCGAACGCAAACGTAGTGGCCGACAGCGCCTGCTGCATACACCACCCTGCGGGCGACATCAAAAAAATAACCTGGGCCCGCAACCCCACCATTTCTGCCACCTACGGCAGTGCCGACTGCTGGCGCACCACGCAGTGGACATCAGGCGTTACCGAACCCGGTTCGTCAGGCTCGCCCCTGTTTGATCAGAACCACCGCATCATCGGGCAGCTCTTCGGAGGCCCCTCGGCGTGCAATGTACCCGCAAGCAGCCTCAACGACTACTACGGTAAATTCTCCACCTCGTGGAACACCGGCACCACGCCCGCCACACGCCTCCGCGACTGGCTGGATCCCTGCAACACCAATGCCGTAACGCTCGACGGGTACGACCCCAACACACCCACCGCTGCGCTCGATGCGCAAATGGCCGCCGTGGTTTCGCCCTCGGGCAATTACAGCGGATGCTCCGCCACACAAAACGAAAATATTGTGGTAAATCTGCGCAATGCCGGACTCAACACACTCACCAGCTGCACCATTAACTGGCAGATTGATACCAATGCGCCCACCGCCTACAACTGGACCGGCTCGCTCAACAGCGCTCAAATTGCTACGGTAACGCTGGGCAACATCGCATTGCCTGCCGGCTCGCACACACTCACGGTAACCGTATCGAACCCGAACAACGGCACCGACGGAAACAATGCAAACAATACCACCGTTTCCACCTTCACCTTTACCGTGATCGGCACCGCCATGCTGCCCGTGGCCGAAAATTTCCAGAACACACCCTTCCCCGGTATCGACTGGCAGATCATCAACACCGATAACGATGTAACCTGGGCACGTTCCACCACCGTGGGCAACGGCAGTACGGCCTCCATGTTTGTGGATAATTTCAACACCAACACAGCAGGCAAAACCGACAGCTACGTTACACCCGTGCTCAACTTTGGCAGTGTAACCGCCCCCGCCGCCATTACGTTTGATGTGGCTTACGCCCGCTATAGCAGCACCTACTCCGACACACTCGGCGTATTTGTAAGCACCGACTGCGGCCTCACCTGGACACAGGTGTTCCTCAAAGGAGGCACCACGCTGGCCACTGCGCCCGACAATAGCAACGTCTTTACGCCAAACGCTTCGCAGTGGCGCACCGAAACGGTGAACCTCAACAGCTACATTGGCCAGTCGTCAGTGCGTATTGCGCTGCGCAACATTGGCGGCTACGGCAATTTCCTGTACATCGACAACATTAACATTACCGTAGGTGCTCTTGCCGTAAACAGCCTTCAGGCAGGCACACCGGCGGTATATCCCAATCCCTCGGCCGGCGGCCTCTTCACGGTTGATTTCAGCCAGACACCTGCCGCCGAAGTACAGTGGTCGGTAATTAACGTAGCCGGTCAAACGGTTAAAGCCGGTCAGCAAAACAATCCTACTTTGCTGCCGCTCGATCTTTCGGCACTGGCGCCGGGCGTGTATTTCCTGCAGCTGCAAACAGAGGCGGGAGTAACTACGCAGAAGATCAGTATTACGGCGAAGTTGTAG